One genomic region from Spirosoma sp. KCTC 42546 encodes:
- a CDS encoding transketolase, with protein MRKEFSAAIEKIGREDDKVVFITGDLGYAALENVVDALGPRFINAGVAEQNMVGVAAGMAYKGYKVFCYSIAPFVVYRCLEQFRNDVCLHKMPVFLVGNGGGYGYGIMGSTHHAIEDLACLSSLQNVNTYIPAFADEVAPMLDQIVAEGRPTYLRLGAGPNTPDGAKTYGSFKHIVKSPASIGTVVALGPVAANVLTALKDELLTGQFDVFTATNLPLDLPSDLAHRWAGKPLLVVEEHVSVGGLAQQLSVKLLADGVMPSRFVSLSAQGYPNGLYGDQKYHQQLSGLDPATIARQLASFTN; from the coding sequence ATGCGTAAAGAATTTTCAGCCGCCATCGAGAAAATCGGGCGCGAAGACGATAAAGTAGTTTTTATCACGGGCGATTTGGGGTATGCCGCCCTCGAAAACGTGGTCGATGCGTTGGGTCCCCGCTTCATCAATGCGGGCGTTGCCGAACAGAATATGGTTGGTGTAGCTGCTGGTATGGCCTATAAAGGCTATAAAGTATTCTGTTACAGTATTGCCCCCTTTGTCGTGTATCGATGCCTTGAGCAGTTTCGAAACGATGTGTGTCTACACAAAATGCCGGTGTTTTTGGTCGGCAATGGCGGAGGGTATGGCTACGGCATCATGGGTAGTACGCACCACGCCATTGAGGATCTGGCCTGCCTGAGTAGCCTGCAAAATGTGAATACCTACATCCCGGCCTTTGCCGACGAAGTAGCGCCAATGCTGGATCAGATTGTAGCTGAAGGCCGCCCAACCTATTTGCGCTTAGGCGCAGGTCCGAACACGCCCGATGGAGCCAAAACCTATGGTTCGTTTAAACACATTGTTAAAAGCCCAGCTTCCATTGGAACGGTTGTGGCGTTAGGCCCTGTGGCAGCCAATGTATTGACAGCGCTTAAAGACGAGCTGTTGACAGGTCAATTCGATGTGTTTACGGCAACCAATCTCCCTCTTGATCTGCCTTCCGATTTAGCACACCGCTGGGCAGGGAAACCGCTGCTGGTCGTTGAAGAGCACGTATCGGTCGGTGGTCTCGCCCAACAGCTATCTGTCAAATTGCTGGCAGATGGGGTCATGCCCAGCCGGTTTGTGAGCCTTTCGGCACAGGGCTATCCGAATGGCCTGTACGGCGATCAGAAATACCACCAGCAACTATCGGGATTAGACCCGGCCACTATTGCCCGGCAATTAGCCTCCTTCACGAATTAG
- a CDS encoding DUF433 domain-containing protein gives MRWPVEVVLDLLGSGMTINDILIDHPELERENIIASLNYARILLSGQISAAA, from the coding sequence ATGCGATGGCCAGTTGAAGTCGTGCTCGATTTATTAGGATCGGGCATGACGATTAATGATATACTTATCGATCATCCTGAACTGGAGCGGGAAAACATCATTGCCAGCCTGAACTATGCCCGAATCCTTTTATCTGGGCAGATATCAGCAGCGGCCTAA
- a CDS encoding DUF5615 family PIN-like protein has translation MLAAHGHDSVHVNQILNGSSTPDSAITQYADQNDYIVITKDTDFRNAYLLKKSPRKLIRVCLGNITNDRLLALFENQLVLIKKLDQEDSFYMEINPDTILIY, from the coding sequence ATTTTAGCAGCGCATGGACATGATTCTGTTCACGTCAATCAGATATTAAACGGTTCATCTACCCCTGACTCGGCCATAACTCAGTATGCTGATCAGAACGATTATATTGTCATCACCAAAGACACTGATTTTCGAAACGCTTATTTATTGAAAAAATCGCCCCGTAAACTGATTCGGGTATGTCTAGGCAATATTACCAATGATCGTTTGCTAGCATTATTCGAAAATCAGTTAGTATTAATTAAGAAATTGGATCAGGAGGATTCATTTTATATGGAAATCAATCCTGACACTATTTTAATTTACTAG